A portion of the Archocentrus centrarchus isolate MPI-CPG fArcCen1 chromosome 19, fArcCen1, whole genome shotgun sequence genome contains these proteins:
- the sap30bp gene encoding SAP30-binding protein isoform X1 → MASGRKSALLSSLADYGDDSEPDSDPEPEESGGHVGGLVYSYGDDDLNRIENPEDQESADEDSRESNSEMDESDEGRDADDVEIPEAERRDPNELVALFSEKVRNMSPDEIKIPAEPPGRCSSQLQEKIHKLYERKLHGDFDTNSHIQKKKEFRNPSIYEKLIQFCGIDELGTNYPKDMFDPHGWSEDSYYEALAKAQKVEMDKLEKAKKERTKIEFVTGTKKGTNPSSTAASTTSNTTTTTATADAQKRKSKWDSAIPVTLAQPTLITTTATLPAVVSVTTTASGTKTTVISAVGTILKKAKQ, encoded by the exons ATGGCGAGCGGTAGAAAGAGTGCACTGCTCTCCTCTTTGGCAGACTATGGAGACGATTCAGAGCCCGACTCTGACCCCGAACCAGAAGAGTCAG GGGGGCATGTAGGAGGCCTCGTGTACAGCTATGGTGACGATGACCTGAACCGAATTGAAAACCCAGAAGACCAAGAGTCTGCAGATGAAGACAGCAGAGAAAGCAATTCG gaAATGGACGAATCTGACGAGGGGAGAGACGCAGATGATGTTGAG aTCCCAGAAGCAGAGAGAAGGGACCCCAATGAGCTAGTTG CTCTGTTTTCAGAAAAGGTGAGGAACATGTCACCTGACGAGATCAAGATTCCCGCTGAACCTCCTGGACGCTGCTCCAGCCAACTGCAG GAGAAGATTCATAAGCTGTATGAGAGGAAGCTCCATGGAGACTTTGACACAAACAGCCACATCCAGAAAAAGAAGGAATTTAGAAACCCGAG CATTTACGAGAAGCTCATACAGTTCTGCGGTATAGATGAACTGGGAACTAACTACCCAAAAGATATGTTCGATCCTCACGGCTGGTCAGAAGACTCATACTACGAGGCTCTCG CCAAAGCTCAGAAAGTGGAGATGGACAAACTGGAGAAAGCCAAGAAGGAACGGACAAAG attGAGTTTGTGACGGGGACGAAGAAGGGCACCAACCCCTCCAGCACAGCAGCCTCTACCACCAGCAACACCACCACTACAACAGCCACAG CAGATGCCCAGAAGAGGAAAAGCAAGTGGGACTCTGCGATCCCCGTGACCCTGGCACAGCCCACCCTCATCACTACCACGGCCACACTGCCTGCTGTTGTTTCCGTGACAACCACAGCAAGCGGCACCAAGACAACGGTCATCTCCGCCGTTGGTACCATCTTAAAGAAAGCGAAGCAGTGA
- the sap30bp gene encoding SAP30-binding protein isoform X2, with protein MASGRKSALLSSLADYGDDSEPDSDPEPEESGGHVGGLVYSYGDDDLNRIENPEDQESADEDSRESNSEMDESDEGRDADDVEIPEAERRDPNELVALFSEKVRNMSPDEIKIPAEPPGRCSSQLQEKIHKLYERKLHGDFDTNSHIQKKKEFRNPSIYEKLIQFCGIDELGTNYPKDMFDPHGWSEDSYYEALAKAQKVEMDKLEKAKKERTKIEFVTGTKKGTNPSSTAASTTSNTTTTTATDAQKRKSKWDSAIPVTLAQPTLITTTATLPAVVSVTTTASGTKTTVISAVGTILKKAKQ; from the exons ATGGCGAGCGGTAGAAAGAGTGCACTGCTCTCCTCTTTGGCAGACTATGGAGACGATTCAGAGCCCGACTCTGACCCCGAACCAGAAGAGTCAG GGGGGCATGTAGGAGGCCTCGTGTACAGCTATGGTGACGATGACCTGAACCGAATTGAAAACCCAGAAGACCAAGAGTCTGCAGATGAAGACAGCAGAGAAAGCAATTCG gaAATGGACGAATCTGACGAGGGGAGAGACGCAGATGATGTTGAG aTCCCAGAAGCAGAGAGAAGGGACCCCAATGAGCTAGTTG CTCTGTTTTCAGAAAAGGTGAGGAACATGTCACCTGACGAGATCAAGATTCCCGCTGAACCTCCTGGACGCTGCTCCAGCCAACTGCAG GAGAAGATTCATAAGCTGTATGAGAGGAAGCTCCATGGAGACTTTGACACAAACAGCCACATCCAGAAAAAGAAGGAATTTAGAAACCCGAG CATTTACGAGAAGCTCATACAGTTCTGCGGTATAGATGAACTGGGAACTAACTACCCAAAAGATATGTTCGATCCTCACGGCTGGTCAGAAGACTCATACTACGAGGCTCTCG CCAAAGCTCAGAAAGTGGAGATGGACAAACTGGAGAAAGCCAAGAAGGAACGGACAAAG attGAGTTTGTGACGGGGACGAAGAAGGGCACCAACCCCTCCAGCACAGCAGCCTCTACCACCAGCAACACCACCACTACAACAGCCACAG ATGCCCAGAAGAGGAAAAGCAAGTGGGACTCTGCGATCCCCGTGACCCTGGCACAGCCCACCCTCATCACTACCACGGCCACACTGCCTGCTGTTGTTTCCGTGACAACCACAGCAAGCGGCACCAAGACAACGGTCATCTCCGCCGTTGGTACCATCTTAAAGAAAGCGAAGCAGTGA